The following nucleotide sequence is from Zingiber officinale cultivar Zhangliang chromosome 10A, Zo_v1.1, whole genome shotgun sequence.
GTAGAGGTTAATTGGGTTGGTTGTTACCAGGAGGTTGAGAGGGTAGGTTTCTTGTAAAGAGATTGTTGTAAACCAACATGAAACCATTACATTACTATTTTGGGGGCAAATTCATGTATGGTTAACCCTAATCTAGTAAGTTTATGGTATTATTAAGGTAATTGAggattaaacctaatctaatggagaggatggattaattagggttaatgaagggTTAACTCTAATTTAATCAATGGATTGGTTGAATTGAAGGAAATCATTAATGAGGATTGAAGTGTTTTATGAATCTATGGTTAATCAAATTAAGGATTAATTGagaagtaattaattaattgataggTTGATTCATTGATTATAGATTCATAGTTTTTCCTCGTATCTTGTATTGGTAGGATTCAAGCTGGATGTGGTATCTCAAACTTAAAGATGGATCTACAAATAAAAGACGATATTTCTTGACTTGCTTCTTTAGTATTTTGGCCTTAGTGCATGAGTTGTGTTTAGATAGTTGGTTGTTTTTACCTTGAATTTATTTGCATTTATTTCATGAGTTTGATACTTAccctgcttgatctttgagatgatcgattccatatctatacagtctattgttgtcatctatgatatttagtatATACTGATTATCTTGTTTATTTTCATTGATTGCTATATATACATGTACTTTGTTCGACGTGTGGCACAAGAttctgtcacgccccgagagtaaggttgtccgaagaaaatcggacagcacctcccctgtagcagtgacaaatggaaccggtatacatcaccaacagataatacatatgcaaattaaatcacaaccacgcagataatatgcagcccacacggctgtaaaatcaaacacagcggaaaacaagaatatcaagtataaagtaacgaaaactcaccgcgggacggcccggcttgactcctcgacaaacaaccaaatacaaaataacaagtccacagcccAATTATTACAATGATAAATTCgaaggtttaactcacaataaaatgaaaaccaaaatcataaaatcgtcctcggaagcgacgtgggactggcagtcgGGAACCATCTCCAGTGTACTAGTATCATCTATCGACTActtggtgaaattaccaatgtgggtggtgagtataaagactcagcgggtaatagaatatacagtgcatgagtatcataatgaacaggaatacaaaaggatacagtctcggaaagataaatagcagatactactgggtaaacaaaatatatatccatacctgaaaccatattctaggctaacagtgtaaggtctgagataaaATAAACTGCTAGAGTACTACTCATAATCACCCAAATCACGTGTAAGGTATACTGTCAAAGAAAACAGTGTCCAAGCATACATAACAAATATGTAGTATCAGAATAGCATAAGTAGACATATAACAACAGAAACAAGTATAATAGAAccaacgtatgcacggatggtcaccccgcccacctctctgcaccacgacccctgtatgatcgagaggccggatcaatgacaactgtaccacactccagccgccactactctcgagtgaccgagtggacagttcGCATAGTAGCTATATAGCTACATAGCAATAGGGTCCCTGCGGcccaactccagccgccactacccatgagtgaccgagtggagcGCGATaagacaagcggcacgctccagccaccactacccatgagtggccgagctgCGGCTTTGGCCaatgaccgtctcaaccacaagggagccaaggtcatcggcgatgcatgcatgacatgatgcgaataatgcaacagtcatcatatatacaaaAGAACATgaatgctacatgaatccgcatgctccatactaagcataaataaacagtagtcaaacaggtaaacatgacatatagtatctgctagttatcaagaataacaacgggagactgtatagatacgaaagtgagcatctcgaagattgagtggataaagtatcaagcacaagaataaaatgagtggagtcaagataaactctaCTTTATTTGAGCTACTCATGCACCGAGAACAATAACTAAAGAAACAAGTAAAAAGTACCCACCTCAAATGTAGGCTGAATCCGACGTCAACCTCGTCACAATACCCGCctcgatcaaagtcctgtatcaacgtACAAAATTTATCTAACTACATATGAAACTAAATAACTATACTAGTGTACATGACAGGTGAATTTAATCCAAGCTTCATTCATTACCCAAATGAATCCGCACTGATTTGCACAACCTAAATCAAAGCCCTAGTTTATGTCTTCAGATCAAAAAAATTCCCAGCCGAAACTATGTCAATTAGAATTCCCAGATCATGCATTTCGTCCCCAATACATAAATACGTATTCGAAAAATCTAAAGCTTTACCTCACGGTGAGCTCCCCACTGTTGACTCTCTGCCGGAAAGTGAGATCGCCGACGCTAGCACACCGATGCTACCCGATGCTTCCGATTCACAGATTTGAGCTCTCACAGGGCTACCAACAACCCAATCACACCTAATCAACACATAACCCCAACTGAAACCTAACAACCAGAACTGTAGATCTACATCCAAAGATGAAAATGGCTTACCCAATGACTCACGGCCAGAAATTATCTGCTAGGGATGTTCGCCAGTGTTGGATTGCTGCTGGAGAAGCTTGGCCGAGCTCCTCACCATGTGTTTCTGCTAGAATCAACTCCTAGTCATTCCAATCTCCTATCCTGGCCACCAATCGTAGATCCCCTAGCTACCAAACCCTAATTGAAACAATCCTCACCTCCACTTACCTCAATGACGAAATTCCTCACAGTCGACGAAGGAATCTTGACGGAGAACCTCAGCCTTAGAGCTCGGGTAGATAAACCACCGCTGGGAGCGCAGTCCTCAACCACGATGAGCTCTAGAACAAACTACTCGACTCCCGCCTCCACAGGACCCAGATCTCGCCACCTGACCGGAGATTCCCTGGTGAAGCGGCGTGTTTGAGGAAGGACACCGTCGGTGAGACCTCTACGGAGATGTCGAGGAAGTCGGAGGCTCGTCTCGCTACAAGGAGTTGGCGATCAGACGCGGCCGTGCGTCGGAGCTAGGTTCCGTCGGCAAGATCGGGAGGAAAGGGTGAGGAAATCGACGAAGGCAGAAGGTTCAGAGAAATAAGGGAAAACGACGATTTAGGGCTAGCACTGTAGCTTCTTATACGCATTAGGGTTTGGGTTAGATTAAGTTCTCACAACCCTTAAGTAGCCCTCCATTAATCATGATTTTCACTACATCTTAAgcccaataatttatccccttaaaccctgtcataagtcctccaaataaatccagaaaaatgtctaaaaattcccaataatcattataggttattctattttgccgtatctcacattctccccctctaataagaatttggtccccaaatttacgacATAAATGCAATAAACGACCAACGACATGCGAAGTCAATCATTAAATGAAATAACTTACATACCTTCATCAAACATCTGTGGGTACCGCGCTCGGATCTCATCCTCTAGCTCCCAGGTTGCCTCGTCATCGAAATGATGCTCCCATCCAACCTTGACCAGTCGGATGGTCTTATTCCTCAGCTGGCGTTCCTTGCGATCCAATATCCgcactggaacctcctcatatgttacATCTGGCTGAAGGGTGATCGAGACATCTGTCAAAATATGCGTAGGGTGTGGTACATATTTCCTCAACatggatacgtgaaatacatcatgcACCCCGGCAAGTGAAGGAGGCATCGCCAGTCGATAAGCTACCTCACCGAtcctctcaagtatctgaaagggTCCGATGTAACGAGGAGCTAACTTCCCTTTTAATCCAAACCTCCTCACTCCCTTGGTAGGAGACACTCGCAGGAACACATGATCGTCCacagaaaactctaaaggtctccgtctccgatctgcataacttttctgtcggtCCTGGGCTTCTGACATTTTGCGTCTGATGGTGCTAACCAACTCTGCATCTCGCTGAATACGGTGGGGCCCCAAGACTGACGATTCTCCAAGCTCGTCCCATAACGTAGGTgatctacatgctctgccataTAATGCCTCGAATGGTGCCATCTGAATCGCTGAGTGATAACTGTTATTGTATGCAAACTCCACTAAGTGCAAATGATCCTCCCAGCTACCTCCGAAGTCCATAACAATAGATCTCAATAGATCCTCCAATGTCTGGATAGTCCGCTCCGACTGCCAATCCGTCTGAGGGTGAAATGCAGTACTAAAACGGAGTTCCGTACCCATGGCCTGCTGGAGACTCCGCCAAAATCGAGAGGTAAatcgtggatctctatctgatataatactcagagGTATACCATGCAATCTGGTGATCTCTCTGCAGTAtaactctgccaatcgatccaacgaaTCCGTCCGACGAATCGGtaagaagtgtgcagatttggttaaccgatcaacgattacccaaatcgcatcatgaccctTCCGGGTCCGGGGtagtcctaccacaaagtccatcgtgatatgctcccatttccatttCGGTATTTCTATCTTCTGCAGTAACCCAGCTGGTCTTTGATGCTCTGCCTTAATCTACTGACAAACTAAACACTACGCCACAAATGTCGCAATAtccttcttcataccattccaccagtatGATCGTTTCAGATCCCTGTACATGCGAGTACCTCCTGGATGAATCGCAAATCTAGATCGATGTGCTTCCCGTAATAAGTCCTCCTGAACAGGATGTGACTCAGGGACGCATAATCTGCCGCGGAAATACACAATTCCACTATCATCACAGGTAAACTCCGTCTGCTATCCTGAGGTAACTCTGCAACGTAAAAACTGCAGATGCTGATCTGTAGCCTGAGCCTCTTTGATACACTCCACCATaggtgactgagcaaccatggtgacTAGCAAGCCTCGCTCTGTCTGTGCTTGCTCCATCAACCCCAACTCAGAGAAGCTTTGTATCAACTCTGTAACCATCACTCGGTGGCACGCCAAAACTCCACGGGATTTCTTGCTCAACGCATCGGCCACCACGTTAGTTTTCCCCGAGTGATAGTTAATCGTGCAATCATAGTCtttcaagaattccatccatcttctctgaCACAGATTCAGTTCCTTCTGGGTAAACAAATACTTGAGGCTCTTATGATCTGTGTAAATCTCGAAGGTGATtccatataaatgatgtcgccatattTTCAGTGCGAAAATGATGGCTGCCAACTCCAAATCATGGACCGAATAATTTCTCTCATGATCTTTAAGCTGACGTGAGGCATATGACACCACCCGCTCACGCTGCATAAGAACCGCACCCAGTCCCTGATATGACGCATCTGTGAAAAGTACAAATCCGTCCATGCCAGAGGGAAGTACTAACACGGGTGCTGTAACGAGCCTCCGTTTGAGCTCCTGAAAGCTCTGCTCACAAGATTCTGTCCAGCTAAACTTTTCTCCCTTTTGGGTCAATCGTGTCAAAGGCAAGGCTATGCTGGAAAAACCCTCGACAAATCTCCGATAATAGCCAGCTAGACCCAAAAAGCTACGTATCTCCTGTACtgtcttcggctgctcccagctagtgattgCCTCAATCTTCTGTGGGTCAACAGATATACCTCTGTTGGAAATGACATGTCCAAGAAAACCCACCGAAGGCAGCCAGAATGCGCATTTACTAAACTTCGCATAGAGGTGTTCTCGCCATAGCGTCTccaaaactatgcgaagatgtcgcCTGTGTTCCTCCTCAGATCGGGAATATATCAGAATATCATTGATAAACACAATAACGAACTGATCCAAGTACTCAaggaatactctgttcatcagatccatgaacaCTGCTggggcattggtaagcccaaatggcattaccaagaactcgTAATGACCAAAACgagtgcgaaatgctgtcttcagAATATCTGCATCTCCAACCCTGAGTTGATGATAACCTGAGCGCAAATCAATCTTTGAATATACACAGGTATctttcaactgatcaaataaatcctctatacgtggcaatggatacttgttcttgacaGTGACCGCATTCAGCTGTCGGTAATCAATACATAATCTCagtgatccgtctttcttcttaacgaagagTACTGGTGCTCCCCACGGAGAAACACTGGGATGGATAAATCCTCTGTCCAACAGCTCCTCTAACTCCTTTGGTGCCATGTGATAGGGGGTCTTGGATaccggtgcggttcccggaacCAACTCAATCGTAAACTCGACTTGCCTTTTAGGAGGCAAACCGGGGAGTTCGTCAGGGAACACATCTGGAAATTCTCGGACGATAGCAACATCCGAGAGCTGTGGTAATGCATCTGAATCAGCTTTAACCATGGACAGCAAATATCCCTGACAACCCTGTGCCAACAATCTCCTCGCTTGCATTGCTGATATGACTGTTATCCCATCATTTCTGGTTCCAAAGAATACCCAAGATGGTAGACCGGGAGGTCGGAAAGTGACTACTCTAGCTccgcaatcaactgtggcatggttCATGGCCAACCAATCCATGCCTAATATAATATCAAACTCCACCATCTCTAATACCTGCAGATCCACCATAATAGTCTGACCATTGAAGTCTAAAGGACATCCTTTGACTTCCAGACTAATACTTAGTACCTCACCAGATGGTAGAGATACTGTCAGCCCGTGTGTCCGACGACTAGGCAATCTCCCGATTTTACCCAGAAATACCCGAGATATGAATGAatgggaactaccagtatctatcaacaAATCTGTAGTAAATGTATAAACTGAAATAGTACCTCGGAAAATCGATCCCTCGGCTCGCTGTGCCTCCTCATGGGTAACAGCATAAACACGACCCACCTCTGAGCTCGGCTGTGGTATCCCTGAAGTGGTCTGCGCTGGCATCGTAGGTGCGGGAACCAGCTGCTGATattgagtctgaggctgatatgCTGGATAAAGCTGAGGTGGATGAAAATCTGGTTGTACTGGAAGGGCCTGATGAGAAGACGTCGCAGCAGAATACTGTGTAGTCGCTGGTTCCTGACCCTGAATATGATATATCTGTCCTTGAGAAGACGGTGGTCGCTGCTGATGTGGAGCACCCTGACTCTTCTGTGATCCTTTCTGTGGTCGTGTCTGTGATGGTTGTCCCCCCTGTGATGTACCCTTAGTAGCCTCCAACTATGCCTTCAACGTACAATCCCGACTCTCATGCCCTGGTTGTTTGCAATAATAACAAATGGGATGATCCAAGGGGCAATGAACTTTGGTATGGCTCTTGGAGCCACACTGGTAACATCTGGATCCCGTTCTATCGTTCTTCCAACCATGCTGAGGAGGACGAGATGTTCCGTCAGATGTCCGTCCTGACTTCTGCGGCCGAGAAGATCCTTCCGTGGTAGCCTGTGAACTCTGACCTTTGTTCCCTCTCTTTTGTGACGACTACTTATCATGTCCTTTCTCCTGATTTACCTGCCGCTGAGTCATCTCTATGAACAGTGCTCAATCTAGAACCTCCCGATAGGAACTACCTGGAAATCCTGACATCCGGATCCGAATGTATGCTGCAAGACCCTGAGTGAACTACTGCATACGATCATAATCTTGTGCCACTAAGTGAGGACAAAATTCTACCAACCAACAGAATTCAGCATTGTACTCCATCACTGACTGATCGCCCTGCTTGAGATTTAGAAATTCCTGACGTCGGGCTAGACAGAAGGTCGCTGGGAAATATTACCGCTCAAACGGGTCTCGGAACATCGCCCATGTGATGCGCTGCTCTCCAAAGATCGTCTTCTGCATATCCCACCATGTGACTGCCTGATCCTGGAGATGATACGCTGCCAGTTCCACTTTCTCTTCATCTGAACAACTCATGTATCCAAAAGTGCTTTCCAAATTCTTCAACCAGCTACGAGCAGCCCAGGGGTCTGCTCCGCCCTGGTATAGAGTAACCCTGTCCTTGACGGACCTTGCCAACAGTGGTATACGCGCTCTATCCCTCATGCAGTCAGTAGTAGCAGGAGTAGGAAATGCTGATGGTATCCCGGAGGGAATCCCCTGAGGCTGAAATTCTCGATTTCTACCAGATGGTATGACTGAAGGGATCTCCTGAGGCTGACGTCCCTGATCTCTAGGAGTCTAATGGGTCTGCCCCCGACTAACCGTCTCAACATCCGCTGGATCCCTATAAGAATCCGCCTCCTGAGTCACTGGTTCTGGTTCCTCAGCCTCAATGGGTTGTTTCTGTGGTCATCCCGGACCACGACGAGCACCGGCTACCGATCGACCACGTCTCATACCTGGTGTAAACCACTAATAAGTACTACAAACAATATAAGTTCGTACTTATAAAACTTACAGCCTATAACTTGGAGGTGTTccgccgctgcctggtcccaaatcccaaaaagtcacttcgaggaataaaatcacgaaaaaaaaaaatccaaaacgtaCGAATCTAGCatcgtaaacctgtggctctgataccaataaattgtcacgccccgagagtaaggttgtccgacgaaaatcggacagcacctcccctgtagcagtgacaaatggaaccggtatacatcaccaacagataatacatatgcaaattaaatcacaaccacacagataatatgcagcccacacagctgtaaaatcaaacacagcggaaaacaagaatatcaagtataaagtaacgaaaactcaccgcgggccggcccggcttgactcctcgacaaaacaaccaaatacaaaataacaagtccacagcccaattattacaatgctaaattcgaaggtttaactcacaataaaatgaaaaccaaaatcataaaaccgtcctcggaagcgacgtgggaccggcagtcgggaaCCACCTCCAGTGTACTAGTATCATCTATCGACTACTTGGGGAAATTACCAAtgtgggtggtgagtataaagactcagcgggtaatagaatatacagtgcatgagtatcataatgaacaggaatacaaaaggatacagtctcggaaagataaatagcagatactactgggtaaacaaaatatatatccatacctgaaatcatatcctaggctaatagtgtaaggtctgagataaaATAAACTGCTAGAGTACTACTCATAATCACCCAAATCATGTGTAAGGTATATAGCCAAAGAAAATAGTGTCCAAGCATACATAACAAATATGTAGTATCAGAATAGCATAAGTAGACATATAACAACAGAAACAAGTATAATAGAAccaacgtatgcacggatggtcaccccgcccacctctctgcaccacgacccctgtatgatcgagaggccggatcgatgacaactgtaccacactccagccgccactactctcgagtgaccgagtggacagttcGCATAGTAGCTATATAGCTACATAGCAATAGGGTCCCTACGGcccaactccagccgccactacccatgagtgaccgagtggagcgcgacaggacaagcggcacgctccagccaccactacccatgagtggccgagcgtgcggctttggccaatgaccgtctcaaccacaagggagccaaggtcatcggcgatgcatgcatgacatgatgcgaataatgcaacagccATCATATATACAAAagaacaggtatgctacatgaatctaCATGCTccatactaagcataaataaacagtagtcaaacaggtaaacatgacatatagtatctgctagttatcaagaataataatgggagactgtatagatacaaaagtgagcatctcgaagattgagtggataaagtatcaagcacaagaataaaatgagtggagtcaagataaactctaCTTTATCTGAGCTACTGATGCACCGAGAACAATAACTAAAGAAACAAGTAAAAAGTACCAACCTCAAATGTAGGCTGAATCCGACGTCAACCTCGTCACAATACCCGCctcgatcaaagtcctgtatcaacgtACAAAATTTATCTAACTACATATGAAACTAAATTACTATACTAGTGTACATGAAAAGTGAATTTAATCCAAGTTTCATTCATTACCCAAATGAATCTGCACTGATTTGCACGACCTAAATCAAAGCCCTAGTTTATGTGTTCAGATCAAAAAAATTCCCAGCCGAAACTATGTCAAATAGAATTCCCAGATCATGCATTTCGTCACCAATACATAAATACGTATTCGAAAAATCTAAAGCTTTACCTCACGGTGAGCTCCCCACTGTTGACTCTCTGCCGGAAGGTGAGATCGCTGGTGCTAGCACACCGATGCTACCCGATGCTTCCGATTCACAGATTTGAGCTCTCACAGGGCTACCAACAACCCAATCACACCTAATCAACACATAACCCCAACTGAAACCTAACAACCAGAACTGTAGATCTACATCCAAAGCTGAAAATGACTTACCCAATGACTCACGGCCGGAAATCATCTGCTGGGGATGTCCGCCAGTGTTGGATTGCTGCTGGAGAAGCTTGGCCGAGCTCCTCACCGTGTGTTTCTGCTAGAATCAACTCCTAGTCAGTCCAATCTCCTATCTTGGCCACCAATCGTAGATCCCCTAGCTACCAAACCCTAATTGAAACAATCCTCACCTCCACTTACGTCAATGACGAAATTCCTCACAGTCGACGAAGGAATCTTGACGGAGAACCTCAGCCTTAGAGCTCGGGTAGATAAACCACCGCTGGGAAAGCAGTCCTCAACCACGATGAGCTCTAGAACAAACTACTCGACTCCCGCCTCCACAGGACCAAGATCTCGCCACCTGACCGGAGATTCCATGGCGAAGCGGCATGTTTGAGGAAGGACACTGCCGGTGAGTCCTCTACGGAGATGTCGAGGAAGTCGGAGGCTCGTCTCGCTACAAGGAGCCAGCGATCAGACGCGGTCGTGCGTCAGAGCTGGGTTCCGTCGGCAAGATCGGGAGGAAAGGGTGAGGAAATCGATGAAGGCAGAAGGTTCAGAGAAATAAGGGAAAACGACGATTTAGGGCTAGCACTGTAGCTTCTTATACGCATTAGGGTTTGGGTTAGGTTAAGTTCTCACAACCCTTAAGTAGCCCTCCATTAATCATGATTTCCACTACATCTTAAgcccaataatttatccccttaaaccctgtcataagtcctccaaataaatccagaaaaatgtctaaaaattCCCAATAATCATTATAGGTTATTCTATTTTTCCGTATCTCACAGTTTAGATAGTTGGTTGTTTTTACCTTGAATTTATTTGCATTTATTTCATGAGTTTGATACTTAccctgcttgatctttgagatgatcgattccatatctatacagtctatTGTTGTGATCTATGATATTTAGTATATACTAATTATCTTGTTTATTTTCATTGATTGCTATATATACATGTACTTTGTTGTATATGTTGGTTTTACTGTGGCATAGTTATTTGTTATATCTATGGTGATGATTATTTGCATCTTGTTCATCACGACATTGTATGCATGCTTGTGACCATATCTCccttatggttgagagagtcatcgacCATTACTGCACACCTGGCTGCTCGGGGTAGTGTGCTTGGAGTGAGTGCAGCTTATCCTGTCATGCCCAGCTTGCTTCACTTAGGGGTAGTGGTGGCTAgcgttgcgagcagcagggatccCATTGCTATGTAGCTTGATAGATACTCTGCAAACTATCCACTAGCACCACTTAGAGTAGTGGTTGTTGGTAGTGTTGTACAATTGTCATTATCctgacctctcgaccatataTGGGTCATGGTAGCTGAGGGGTGGGCAGAAGTGACCATGGCATGCATATGCATATGATAGGCGATTGCATATGCTTGTGATTGATTATATCCATATGTTTGAGTTATGTTTACATATGGTTGAGATGTTTCGGTTGCATATTTGCATCTTGCTCTTCATAGCATTGCATGCATATCGGTGATTATGTCTCCATTATGGTTGAGAGATTCTTCGGCCCCTGCAGCTCACTCAGTCACTTGGGGTAGTGTGCCTGGAGTGAGTGAAACTTGTTCTATCATGCCCaactttctgttggtgcaaccttaggtcaaggttgacctggttgacccggttgacccgactcgaggtg
It contains:
- the LOC122026626 gene encoding uncharacterized protein LOC122026626 — encoded protein: MGTELRFSTAFHPQTDWQSERTIQTLEDLLRSIVMDFGGSWEDHLHLVEFAYNNSYHSAIQMAPFEALYGRACRSPTLWDELGESSVLGPHRIQRDAELILERIGEVAYRLAMPPSLAGVHDVFHVSMLRKYVPHPTHILTDVSITLQPDVTYEEVPVRILDRKERQLRNKTIRLVKVGWEHHFDDEATWELEDEIRARYPQMFDEGM